Proteins encoded within one genomic window of Megalopta genalis isolate 19385.01 chromosome 10, iyMegGena1_principal, whole genome shotgun sequence:
- the LOC117223311 gene encoding uncharacterized protein LOC117223311 has protein sequence MEKRRSLSIRLERCNRRISKSSGGSGVLNPDTNNLGDEYPYWWRNLENTTIPRLSTDSTNFNQTSRRLNSNSSICENDLEDGWWNVLGDTPADSKSHQKNNDPSEKNTTTSAPAMSESDEEGMVKKMRPPLRSIVKKAKKGSDNAFLDVLKNAVDSKQPASSSKRKSLRKGMGFSVAADSPVIAAPTDPSKVQNLLTEYEHDLSTNSLPKASSTLLDSTSVSRQDSQGNSNSDTEYIVMKPKSKLLRRHNRETRKEEKNLFEDVLFQKTIDKDLNRSLHDAGTVVDVEIKVPKLQIEADKSKPIDANRNISETLESSANTSSIIFQPLKPKSRFLGGLRRSPRTNILKNILDDSDSSATLVTSNRSEHEEHRNNKTVRSSDGRTRVISSESTDERLDGKIPVATEESVSTPKTYNKTLRSSDGRSRVISAESTDDRLVGDISVATDESVSTPKRNNKTLRSLDGRSRVISAESADDRLEGKIRVATEESVSTPKRNNKTMRSLDGRSRVISAESTGDRLVGEISVATRESVSTPKTYNKTLRSLDGRSRVISAESTDDRFVREISVATRESVSTPKTYNKTLRSSDGRSRVISADSTGDRLEGEIGVATEERISTPKTKEISRRRSEPRRITSLLSSSDSDLESFESPKRSSRRSLGVKPSSAKRRRSERQSSLRKSGSYSSKREEDETQSLAVSVSSKGTEKFKSFAQNRSKRQSYVQKETSMPSANVSAAENSFANTTSDGRTRPRDRNQSKNDVNSSVGKSSSLPISEVETETGERLEGEIRVATEESVSTPKRNNKTLRSLDGRSRVISAESTDDRLLKEIRVAAEESVSTPKRNNKTLRSLDGRSRVISAESTDDRLVGEISAAMGESVSTPKTNNKTVRSLDGRSRVISAESTDERLVGEIRVATEESTSTPKTNNKTVRSLDGRSRIISTESTDDRLLKEIRVATEESVSTPKTNNKTVRSLDGRSRVISTESTSCSEDVRLKLSNSSDSSDAEMIRVSTKKTFSSQNNDDQVPSSQPPVAGDRVSAGSRRKSVLPKEVEKGGGTHSRTSVNRTMAIVGTSEEPVEAEKTVGGRSREISRRRSEPRRITSLLSSSDSDLESDESLKRSSRRSLGAKPSSAKRRRSERQSSLRKSGSYSSKREEDEHVDETQSLAVSVSSRGTEKFESFAQSRSKRQSYVEKETSLPSASVSAAENSFAKATSFGRSRPRDQSENDVNSSVGKSPSLPISEAETETDERLEEGIRVATEESVSGPRKRSGVAIRSIGDEQSRKRSSSRGIVDRVAEPVDPAVEENDPGTSRTSGLAFSPNRINVESGRRRSGRVVGVDGKENAKQHPTLESRNVDGDSNAVGRTSRVEAGLGEAKSSTTSQAVAKGQRRMEDFFQAKTSASKVLSNVEAAQKIRKKLDEMKKREITEVKRTWADSGAKLPGERRKNVVGRSAARSKKPSSEPPAQVHKAFLVNGRVYKQPRLPRPTKWVTDRLYHFLWKRMQPKFEQETRMLSERFVRELCEVSALIARRKLYASYKVEMHALMKEMARLQIIRTRHDFYNFCHDYLPYELRVKMVPMLLPGNQRNIPYEPNELHEPLLDS, from the exons ATGGAGAAACGAAGAAGTTTAAGTATACGACTAGAGAGATGTAACAGAAGGATCAGCAAAAGCAGCGGTGGCTCCGGCGTGCTGAATCCTGATACGAATAACTTAGGGGACG AGTATCCGTATTGGTGGAGAAATTTAGAAAACACTACGATACCCAGACTATCTACCGATTCTACTAATTTTAATCAGACGAGCCGCCGCTTGAACTCCAATTCGTCTATATGCGAGAATGATCTTGAGGATGGCTGGTGGAACGTTTTGGGAGATACGCCGGCCGATTCGAAATCCCACCAGAAGAACAACGATCCATCGGAGAAAA ATACAACTACCAGCGCACCAGCGATGTCGGAGTCGGATGAAGAAGGTATGGTAAAAAAAATGAGGCCTCCCCTGCGGTCTATAGTAAAGAAGGCAAAGAAAGGCAGCGACAACGCGTTTTTGGACGTTTTGAAAAACGCGGTTGATTCCAAACAACCAGCATCGTCTTCGAAGAGGAAGTCTTTAAGGAAAGGAATGGGATTTTCCGTTGCGGCAGATTCTCCTGTGATCGCTGCTCCGACAGATCCGAGCAAAGTTCAAAATTTGTTGACCGAGTACGAGCACGATCTGTCGACCAATTCTCTACCGAAAGCAAGTAGCACGCTATTGGACAGCACTAGCGTGTCCCGACAAGACAGTCAGGGAAACAGCAACAGCGACACAGAATATATAGTGATGAAGCCCAAGTCGAAGCTTCTGAGGCGACACAATAGAGAGACGAGGAAGGAGGAGAAGAATCTATTCGAAGATGTTCTGTTCCAGAAGACGATCGACAAGGATCTAAACCGATCGCTTCACGATGCTGGCACAGTGGTTGACGTGGAAATAAAAGTGCCCAAGTTGCAGATTGAAGCGGACAAGAGCAAACCCATAGACGCAAACAGAAACATCTCTGAGACTTTGGAAAGTTCCGCCAACACGAGTTCCATCATCTTTCAACCGCTGAAGCCTAAGTCCAGATTCCTGGGAGGTCTACGGAGGAGTCCTAGGACGAACATTCTTAAAAATATTCTCGACGATAGTGATTCATCGGCTACGTTAGTTACTTCGAATCGTTCCGAACACGAAGAACATCGGAACAACAAAACTGTGCGATCATCAGATGGTAGAACTCGTGTGATCAGCTCAGAAAGCACTGATGAACGACTCGACGGGAAGATTCCCGTTGCAACGGAAGAGAGCGTGTCCACCCCGAAGACATACAACAAAACTTTGCGATCATCAGATGGTAGATCCCGCGTGATCAGTGCAGAAAGCACCGACGACCGACTCGTAGGGGATATCAGTGTTGCAACGGATGAGAGCGTCTCCACCCCGAAGAGGAACAACAAAACTTTGCGATCATTAGATGGTAGATCTCGTGTTATCAGCGCAGAAAGCGCCGACGACCGACTCGAAGGGAAGATTCGCGTTGCAACGGAAGAGAGCGTGTCCACCCCGAAGAGAAACAACAAAACTATGCGATCATTAGATGGTAGATCTCGTGTGATCAGCGCAGAAAGCACCGGCGACCGACTCGTAGGAGAGATCAGCGTTGCAACGCGAGAAAGCGTCTCCACCCCGAAGACATACAACAAAACTTTGCGATCATTAGATGGTAGATCCCGCGTGATCAGCGCAGAAAGCACCGACGACCGATTCGTACGAGAGATCAGCGTTGCAACGCGAGAAAGTGTCTCCACCCCGAAGACATACAACAAGACTTTGCGATCATCAGATGGTAGATCTCGTGTGATCAGCGCAGACAGCACCGGCGACCGACTCGAAGGGGAGATTGGCGTTGCAACGGAAGAAAGGATCTCCACCCCGAAGACAAAGGAAATCTCGAGGAGGCGGAGCGAACCTCGAAGAATAACGTCCTTATTGTCGTCCAGCGACTCCGACCTGGAGTCCTTCGAGTCTCCCAAGAGGAGTAGCCGAAGGTCACTTGGCGTGAAGCCGTCATCGGCGAAGCGGAGGCGTAGCGAGAGGCAGAGCAGTCTTCGAAAATCGGGTTCGTATTCCTCGAAGAGGGAGGAGGACGAAACGCAAAGCTTGGCGGTTTCGGTTTCCTCGAAGGGAACCGAAAAGTTTAAGAGCTTCGCGCAGAATCGGAGCAAGAGACAGAGCTACGTTCAAAAAGAAACATCAATGCCGAGTGCCAATGTTTCAGCAGCGGAGAATTCGTTTGCAAATACTACGTCGGATGGTCGAACGCGCCCGAGAGATCGGAACCAGTCTAAAAACGATGTTAACTCCTCGGTCGGAAAGTCATCGTCGCTTCCAATTAGCGAAGTAGAAACGGAAACTGGCGAACGACTCGAAGGGGAGATCCGCGTTGCAACGGAAGAGAGCGTCTCCACCCCGAAGAGGAACAACAAAACTTTGCGATCATTAGATGGTAGATCTCGTGTTATCAGCGCAGAAAGCACCGACGACCGACTTTTAAAGGAGATTCGCGTTGCAGCGGAAGAGAGCGTTTCCACCCCGAAGAGGAACAACAAAACTTTGCGATCGTTAGATGGTAGATCTCGTGTTATCAGCGCAGAAAGCACCGACGACCGACTCGTAGGAGAGATCAGCGCTGCAATGGGAGAAAGCGTCTCCACCCCGAAGACAAACAACAAAACTGTGCGATCATTAGATGGTAGATCTCGTGTGATCAGCGCAGAAAGCACCGATGAACGACTCGTAGGGGAGATTCGCGTTGCAACGGAAGAGAGCACTTCCACCCCGAAGACAAACAACAAAACTGTGCGATCATTGGATGGTAGATCTCGTATTATCAGCACAGAAAGCACCGACGACCGACTCCTAAAGGAGATCCGCGTTGCAACGGAAGAGAGCGTCTCCACCCCGAAGACAAACAACAAAACTGTGCGATCATTAGATGGTAGATCCCGCGTGATCAGCACAGAAAGCACCTCCTGTTCCGAGGACGTTCGTCTGAAACTGTCGAACAGTTCCGACTCGTCAGACGCGGAGATGATAAGAGTGAGTACCAAGAAGACTTTCAGCTCTCAGAACAACGATGATCAAGTTCCCAGTTCACAGCCACCAGTTGCGGGCGATCGAGTATCCGCCGGTTCGCGTCGGAAATCTGTTTTGCCGAAAGAGGTCGAGAAAGGCGGAGGTACCCATTCCAGGACCAGTGTGAACCGGACAATGGCGATTGTTGGGACATCGGAGGAACCGGTCGAGGCTGAAAAGACTGTCGGAGGACGGAGCCGCGAAATCTCGAGGAGGCGGAGCGAGCCTCGGAGAATAACGTCCTTGTTGTCGTCCAGCGACTCCGACCTGGAGTCCGACGAGTCTCTCAAGAGGAGTAGCCGAAGGTCGCTCGGCGCGAAGCCGTCGTCTGCGAAGCGGAGGCGAAGCGAGAGGCAGAGCAGTCTTCGTAAATCGGGCTCGTATTCCTCGAAGAGGGAGGAGGACGAACACGTGGACGAAACGCAAAGCTTGGCGGTTTCGGTTTCCTCGAGAGGAACCGAAAAGTTTGAGAGTTTCGCGCAGAGTCGGAGCAAGAGACAGAGCTACGTCGAAAAAGAAACATCGTTGCCGAGTGCCAGTGTTTCCGCAGCCGAGAATTCGTTCGCAAAAGCCACGTCGTTTGGTAGATCGCGCCCGAGAGACCAGTCTGAAAACGACGTCAACTCCTCGGTCGGGAAATCACCGTCGCTTCCAATTAGCGAAGCGGAAACGGAAACCGACGAACGACTCGAAGAGGGGATCCGCGTTGCAACGGAGGAGAGCGTCTCCGGCCCGAGGAAACGAAGCGGGGTCGCGATTAGATCGATCGGCGACGAACAGTCTCGGAAGCGGTCGTCTTCGCGCGGCATTGTCGACCGCGTCGCGGAGCCGGTCGATCCTGCCGTAGAGGAGAACGATCCCGGCACGAGCAGGACCAGTGGACTGGCGTTTTCGCCTAATCGGATCAACGTAGAATCGGGCCGAAGACGATCCGGTCGTGTCGTCGGGGTCGATGGGAAAGAGAACGCGAAGCAGCATCCGACGTTAGAGTCGCGGAACGTCGACGGGGATTCGAACGCGGTCGGAAGAACGTCGCGCGTCGAAGCTGGCCTCGGCGAAGCGAAGAGCTCTACGACCTCGCAGGCAGTCGCGAAGGGTCAGCGGCGTATGGAGGACTTCTTCCAGGCGAAGACGAGCGCGTCCAAGGTGCTCTCGAACGTCGAGGCGGCGCAGAAGATCCGCAAGAAGCTGGACGAGATGAAGAAGCGGGAGATCACGGAGGTGAAGAGAACTTGGGCCGATAGCGGGGCGAAGCTGCCGGGAGAGAGGCGAAAGAACGTCGTCGGCAGGTCAGCGGCGAGGTCGAAGAAGCCGAGTTCCGAGCCGCCGGCGCAGGTGCACAAAGCTTTTCTGGTGAACGGCCGGGTGTACAAGCAGCCCCGGCTCCCGCGCCCGACGAAATGGGTGACGGACCGGCTGTACCATTTCCTGTGGAAGCGGATGCAGCCGAAGTTCGAGCAGGAGACGAGGATGCTGTCCGAGAGGTTCGTCCGCGAGTTGTGCGAGGTGTCCGCCTTGATAGCGAGACGAAAGCTGTACGCCTCGTACAAAGTGGAGATGCACGCGTTGATGAAGGAGATGGCGCGGCTCCAAATCATACGCACCCGACacgatttctataatttctgcCACGACTACCTGCCGTACGAGCTGCGCGTCAAAATGGTGCCCATGCTGCTG
- the TRAM gene encoding translocating chain-associated membrane protein 1 — MVAIKGRKNSNKNPPIFSHEFVIQNHGDIVSCVALIFVTGLMVQATSPWAYTFIALHHNVTSDIEEPTAPIKYATGWKDACAVFFYFLITIVIHAVFQEYVFDKISKRLHLSKVKLAKFNESSQLVLFYVLSVIWGTDIIIREDLLLNMTSLWTDYPILLTFSSKLFFVGQLSYWLHCYPELYFQRVKREDILSRAAQATVGLLFTLAAYMFNFQQVGILLLVLHYVGDVVLHGARIIHFVSKREKMVKLTFVVANSIYVLVRVASLAVAALVFLYGLSQVESEIDYDAGNFNIPLVRFSALSVIVVFEAYLSYVYITRQIKRTRENTTTVQVVTKSKQKSKKKEGKKPALSEDDDLPEVDQATKKNLRSRSSTKAK; from the exons ATGGTTGCGATAAAAGGACGCAAGAACTCGAACAAAAATCCACCGATATTCAGTCATGAGTTTGTCATTCAGAATCATGGAGATATTGTATCGTGTGTGGCTTTAATCTTCGTAACTGGTCTAATGGTGCAG GCCACATCACCATGGGCATATACATTCATTGCTCTCCATCATAATGTAACTTCTGACATAGAAGAGCCAACAGCACCGATTAAATATGCAACCGGTTGGAAAGATGCTTGTGCTGTATTTTTCTACTTCTTGATTACAATTGTAATCCATGCTGTGTTTCAAGAATATGTATTCGAT AAAATTTCTAAACGTCTACACCTCAGTAAGGTAAAACTTGCTAAATTTAACGAGTCTAGTCAATTAGTTTTGTTTTATGTTTTGTCTGTAATATGGGGTACAGACATAATTATcag AGAAGATCTGCTGTTAAACATGACATCATTATGGACAGATTATCCCATATTGTTAACTTTCTCTTCTAAACTGTTCTTCGTTGGTCAACTTTCTTATTGGCTGCATTGCTATCCTGAATTGTACTTCCAGAGAGTGAAGAGAGAAGACATATTGTCGCGTGCTGCGCAAGCAACAGTGGGATTATTGTTCACTCTTGCTGCTTATATGTTCaa CTTCCAACAAGTGGGAATCTTGTTATTAGTTTTACACTATGTAGGAGACGTTGTGCTTCATGGAGCTAGAATTATACACTTTGTTAGTAAAAGGGAGAAGATGGTAAAAC TGACATTCGTTGTTGCAAATTCGATATATGTTCTCGTGCGTGTTGCATCACTCGCTGTTGCAGCTTTGGTTTTCCTGTATGGTTTAAGTCAAGTGGAAAGTGAAATTGATTATGATGCTGGAAACTTTAATATTCCCCTTGTACGATTCTCAGCTTTAAGTGTCATCGTTGTTTTCGAAGCGTATCTTTCTTACGTCTATATTACAAGACAAATTAAGCGCACTCGGGAAAATACGACAACTGTACAAGTAGTAAcgaaatcgaaacaaaaatcaAAGAAAAAAGAGG GGAAAAAGCCTGCGCTATCAGAAGATGATGATTTACCAGAGGTTGATCAAGCCACTAAGAAAAACCTGAGATCCCGCTCTTCCACAAAAGCAAAATAA